A genomic segment from Ciconia boyciana chromosome 5, ASM3463844v1, whole genome shotgun sequence encodes:
- the ATOH1 gene encoding transcription factor ATOH1: MSLPRGAWAEGARQPGPPEPPLGPEAGGCGFAPGWLGVCCAARLPAASPRYLLPGEEEEAAEAGSAARGGGSSPGGARGAAAGGGRPRGGGGPGLRAQVSGVQKQRRLAANARERRRMHGLNHAFDQLRNVIPSFNNDKKLSKYETLQMAQIYISALAELLHSPAAPPDAPGKAEHRGAAFEPPCAAGAGPPPGPPAPQPGPSRASPPGHGRTRFPPPPAAGGYSVQLDPLHFPSFAEGALMGQRAPSPALLMPQPGQPPQERSKTSPRSHRSDGEFSPRSHYSDSDEAS, from the coding sequence ATGAGCCTGCCGCGCGGCGCCTGGGCCGAGGGCgcccggcagccggggccgcCCGAGCCGCCGCTGGGCCCGGAGGCGGGCGGCTGCGGCTTCGCCCCGGGCTGGCTGGGCGTGTGCTGCGCCGCGCGCCTGCCCGCCGCCTCGCCCCGCTACCTGCTgcccggggaggaggaggaggcggcggaggcggggagcgcggcgcggggcggcgggagcagccccggcggggcgcggggcgcggcggcgggcggcgggcggccgcggggcggcggcgggcccggcctGCGGGCGCAGGTGAGCGGCGTGCAGAAGCAGCGGCGGCTGGCGGCCAACgcgcgggagcggcggcggatGCACGGGCTGAACCACGCCTTCGACCAGCTGCGCAACGTCATCCCCTCCTTCAACAACGACAAGAAGCTCTCCAAGTACGAGACGCTGCAGATGGCGCAGATCTACATCAGCGCCCTGGCCGAGCTGCTGcacagccccgccgccccccccgaCGCCCCCGGCAAGGCCGAGCACCGCGGGGCTGCCTTCGAGCCGCCCtgcgccgccggggccgggccgccgccggggccgccggcgcCGCAGCCGGGGCCGTCGAGAGCCTCGCCCCCCGGGCACGGCAGGACTCGcttccccccgccgccggccgcggggggTTACTCGGTGCAGCTCGACCCGCTGCACTTCCCCTCCTTTGCGGAGGGCGCCTTGATGGGACAGAGAGCCCCTTCCCCCGCCCTCCTCATGCCGCAGCCCGGGCAGCCGCCGCAGGAGAGGAGCAAAACGTCGCCCCGGTCCCACAGGAGCGACGGGGAGTTCTCGCCCCGCTCCCACTACAGCGACTCGGACGAGGCCAGCTAG